Proteins encoded in a region of the Stieleria neptunia genome:
- a CDS encoding MotA/TolQ/ExbB proton channel family protein translates to MSMIFAYSLFNMIADATYLALAAVALWGLYCIVVVWNRVGQKRFKSEDEQDQFLDDVEQMIESGDFEGTIDYCEGDGRALPQIIELAVSHRNLGYNRARKFMMDRFQRDVMSDLDYRLSWVSTVIKAAPMIGLFGTVFGMMGAFQTLATAESVEPSKLAGDIRVALVTTASGLAIAIPLMILVANVNIRIAKMEDLVGSGLSRFMDAFKAGLARSGGR, encoded by the coding sequence ATGTCAATGATCTTTGCGTATTCGCTTTTCAACATGATCGCCGATGCGACCTACCTCGCACTCGCGGCGGTGGCACTTTGGGGGTTGTACTGCATCGTCGTCGTCTGGAATCGCGTCGGACAGAAACGGTTCAAATCCGAGGACGAACAAGACCAGTTCCTCGACGACGTGGAACAGATGATTGAGTCCGGCGACTTTGAAGGCACCATCGACTACTGCGAAGGCGACGGCCGGGCGTTACCGCAGATCATCGAATTGGCCGTCAGCCATCGCAACCTGGGATACAACCGGGCCCGCAAATTCATGATGGACCGTTTTCAGCGCGACGTCATGAGCGATCTGGATTACCGACTCAGCTGGGTCAGCACCGTGATCAAGGCCGCTCCGATGATCGGGTTGTTCGGGACGGTCTTCGGCATGATGGGTGCGTTCCAAACCCTGGCCACCGCCGAGTCGGTCGAACCGAGCAAGCTGGCCGGCGATATCCGCGTCGCCCTGGTGACGACCGCCAGCGGATTGGCGATCGCCATCCCGCTGATGATCCTGGTCGCCAACGTCAACATCCGAATCGCCAAGATGGAAGACCTGGTCGGATCCGGGCTGAGCCGTTTCATGGACGCCTTCAAAGCCGGACTCGCTCGCAGCGGGGGACGCTAA
- a CDS encoding ExbD/TolR family protein, with translation MSSVIEEPDIEEDDDFEMPRKKRDDDEMDITPMIDITFLLLIFFVVCSKMDPTQMGKIPEAQNGIAISAKESAVVFIEPAGNDKVILKRIDGTEFSSDEETQTTELVEYISEELKTTRGEEKNHVMIMGDGEVAVGEVTRVQKIIGDAFEDISSTYIAVKEL, from the coding sequence ATGAGTAGCGTGATCGAAGAACCCGACATCGAGGAAGATGACGATTTCGAAATGCCTCGCAAAAAGCGAGACGATGACGAAATGGACATCACGCCGATGATCGACATCACCTTCTTGTTGCTGATCTTTTTTGTCGTCTGCTCCAAAATGGATCCGACCCAAATGGGAAAGATCCCCGAAGCACAAAACGGAATCGCCATCAGCGCCAAAGAATCGGCGGTCGTGTTCATCGAACCGGCCGGCAACGACAAGGTCATCCTGAAACGAATCGACGGAACCGAATTCAGCAGCGACGAAGAAACCCAAACGACCGAATTGGTCGAATACATCTCCGAAGAACTCAAGACCACCCGCGGGGAAGAAAAGAACCACGTGATGATCATGGGCGACGGGGAAGTCGCGGTCGGCGAGGTGACGCGGGTGCAGAAAATCATCGGCGACGCGTTCGAGGACATTTCGTCGACCTACATCGCGGTCAAAGAACTATGA
- a CDS encoding ExbD/TolR family protein, with protein MTRRNQSELDLTPMIDVTFLILIFFMVTASFSMQRAIETPNPENDLASRTAVAQDRDPIRLHVDRHGSFLLMATDWQKELVGKQELVSELAAAKLATPMITDLLIEVESAARLQALVDAMDAATIAGFHQFQLTEIASELI; from the coding sequence ATGACGCGCCGCAACCAATCCGAACTCGATCTGACGCCGATGATCGACGTCACGTTTTTGATCCTGATTTTTTTCATGGTCACCGCATCCTTTTCGATGCAACGTGCGATCGAAACGCCGAACCCGGAGAACGACCTGGCCAGCCGAACGGCCGTTGCCCAGGACCGTGACCCGATCCGATTGCACGTCGACCGGCATGGCAGTTTTTTGTTGATGGCAACCGATTGGCAAAAGGAACTGGTCGGCAAACAGGAATTGGTGAGCGAACTGGCCGCCGCGAAACTCGCCACACCGATGATCACCGACCTGCTGATCGAAGTCGAATCGGCGGCCCGGTTGCAAGCCCTGGTTGACGCGATGGACGCCGCAACGATCGCCGGATTTCACCAGTTCCAACTGACCGAAATCGCTTCCGAATTGATTTAG
- a CDS encoding biopolymer transporter ExbD, translating to MSIPVTCPQCGATNKVNDSLAGRRVRCPQCDTAVHVPEWDESGGPPPLPGPSAGAEAEPATVEVTPAEAVPTPAATAPPPAKTPAKTPAPSPGTGTAASFAGLDDDDDEPIFQKTKREEEELDMTPMVDVTFLLLIFFMVTAAFSLQKSIEMPRQQTDAPSTTVVEEEEEDLEMVEVQVDEFGSFLVLATDWQEETPGKQNLITTLKRANETGNPARLVIKVHELCKLQYLVDAMDAGTIAGFTETQVTQVEEFD from the coding sequence ATGTCGATTCCAGTTACCTGTCCCCAGTGTGGCGCCACGAACAAAGTCAACGATTCGTTGGCCGGTCGTCGTGTCCGCTGCCCCCAGTGCGACACAGCGGTCCACGTCCCCGAATGGGACGAGAGCGGCGGTCCGCCACCGCTGCCCGGCCCATCCGCTGGGGCGGAGGCTGAACCCGCAACGGTCGAGGTAACGCCGGCCGAAGCCGTTCCGACTCCGGCGGCAACCGCACCGCCGCCAGCCAAAACACCAGCCAAAACACCGGCGCCGTCCCCCGGCACCGGCACCGCAGCGAGTTTCGCGGGCCTGGACGACGACGACGACGAGCCGATCTTCCAAAAAACCAAGCGGGAAGAAGAAGAGCTGGACATGACCCCGATGGTCGACGTCACGTTCTTGCTGTTGATCTTCTTCATGGTGACCGCGGCGTTCAGTCTGCAAAAATCGATCGAGATGCCGCGGCAACAAACCGACGCCCCCAGCACCACGGTCGTCGAAGAGGAAGAGGAAGACTTGGAGATGGTCGAAGTCCAAGTCGACGAATTCGGATCCTTCCTGGTCCTGGCGACGGACTGGCAAGAGGAAACCCCCGGCAAACAAAACCTGATCACGACCCTCAAACGCGCCAACGAAACCGGCAACCCGGCGAGGTTGGTCATCAAAGTTCACGAGCTGTGCAAGCTGCAGTACCTGGTCGACGCGATGGACGCCGGAACCATCGCCGGGTTCACCGAAACCCAGGTCACCCAAGTCGAGGAATTTGATTAA
- a CDS encoding outer membrane protein assembly factor BamB family protein — protein sequence MLANELIDQLERRGLLDQEIIEALREQLDQGGARVTPEAVAKLLVDNGQLTRFQATKLIGEIRSGEYSDDATMAAAEVVEDDLVAIDEDDAVEVQAVEAIPVEATPEPFVEFDSAATEAVPVEAVPVADGDSDLLSEAPQRERPRARRAKPAPKENQWDSFKIYGFLGIIGFLLLSGGGLYWILSRGNADERIQIANELYDNQNYTPAQEKYLEFLDSFGNANEHSSLARTRVIMTELYRAEGMTDPTYATELAQQKLPGVEDEEGLNEERGNLAALLVKIAENIVNEANEKSETTAKRELLNKLEEQIELTNNPQYMTGAMRTTLSGRLKEIEEARGRVEREINRNEQLDAAVDQMTALLAEKKTKEAYDVRYELLRSFPELGDNERLATLIAKASEIQQQLVETTASLPQRIEAETQTDLNPIVLTARSGDRVPDLRNEVIFIRTKGSVLAFNGEDGTLLWRRYVGNSLAHSPIRLDGGTAVLLTGSSDLSVERCDGRSGDADWRVKIGEPFNQPVVSDNDIFISTKSGRLIELDATTGDAKWAQQIPQSLEVGPGVDDRAAIAYIPGDHSNLYVLDSNNGDSLQSYYVGHKAGTIAVPPTPLLEHLFVIENKGPEYCLVHILGVDENGANVTKVQDPVRMSGNVVVPPIVAQQRRLVVLTDLGEISVFDIEVTSETDKVSVVAKQLASYGTPTLTQMAVGRSQMWTTGSRIGRYELQVNRARVVPDWFKHEGDMFVGQPLAIGDALVHARQLRGTSGVRVSAVDPKTGEELWRNDIGAPVAMLRRADAGVHALTTQAALFELDRSAIETGATRAPIENRGSVGVIMRFEDPLQIDEKRAVLLNKAGGEGGQQVAVYDPTRKTEKLRLVSLNVLSGKPSGRGLVAGGGLFLTLDNGRAVVMDYQTGSQLGNPFQPIANPVEKIAWSNAVPLPDDPGQVVVADSRSGLYRLRVGPRTTPLAETKLPSPTLGTIAGVGTTMMAATSGPAADLVIGRDLVTLKDKFQTQMDGRVIWGPATAGDQAVVLTDDQVLRGITTDGQTTFAVPVPRGLPVGDVVVHEGNLIIVSDSGWIVVIDPASNDPVGLTEIGEPFSATPLVLQNRLLVPGEEGVVYVVKIPSGVSGR from the coding sequence ATGCTTGCTAACGAACTGATCGATCAACTGGAACGACGCGGTCTGCTGGACCAGGAGATCATCGAAGCGCTGCGCGAACAACTGGACCAGGGCGGCGCACGGGTGACCCCTGAAGCCGTCGCAAAACTGCTGGTCGACAACGGACAACTGACGCGTTTCCAAGCGACCAAGTTGATCGGCGAAATCCGCAGCGGCGAATACTCCGACGACGCAACGATGGCCGCGGCGGAAGTCGTGGAAGACGACTTGGTCGCGATCGACGAGGACGATGCGGTCGAGGTCCAAGCCGTCGAAGCGATTCCGGTCGAAGCGACCCCCGAACCGTTCGTCGAATTCGATTCGGCCGCAACCGAAGCGGTCCCCGTGGAGGCCGTTCCCGTCGCCGACGGCGACAGCGACCTGCTGTCCGAAGCCCCCCAGCGCGAACGCCCCCGCGCCCGACGCGCCAAACCCGCCCCAAAAGAAAACCAATGGGACTCCTTCAAGATCTATGGGTTCTTGGGGATCATCGGATTCCTGCTCCTCTCCGGCGGCGGACTCTATTGGATCCTGTCCCGCGGCAACGCGGACGAACGCATCCAGATCGCCAACGAACTCTACGACAACCAAAACTACACGCCGGCCCAAGAGAAGTACCTGGAGTTTCTCGATTCGTTCGGCAACGCCAACGAACACAGTTCCCTGGCGCGGACCCGCGTGATCATGACCGAATTGTATCGGGCCGAAGGCATGACCGATCCGACCTATGCGACGGAATTGGCACAACAAAAACTGCCCGGGGTTGAAGACGAAGAGGGGCTCAACGAAGAACGTGGCAACCTGGCCGCGCTGCTGGTCAAGATCGCCGAAAACATCGTCAACGAAGCCAACGAAAAATCGGAAACCACCGCCAAGCGAGAACTGCTCAACAAACTGGAAGAACAAATCGAGTTGACCAACAATCCGCAATACATGACCGGCGCGATGCGGACAACGCTCTCGGGGCGACTCAAAGAAATCGAGGAGGCGCGGGGCCGCGTCGAACGCGAAATCAACCGCAACGAACAACTCGATGCCGCGGTCGATCAAATGACCGCCTTGCTGGCCGAAAAGAAAACCAAAGAGGCGTACGATGTTCGCTACGAACTGCTCCGCTCCTTTCCCGAACTCGGCGACAACGAACGGCTGGCCACGCTGATCGCCAAGGCCAGCGAGATCCAACAACAATTGGTCGAAACCACTGCATCGTTGCCCCAGCGGATCGAAGCCGAAACGCAAACCGATTTGAACCCGATCGTGTTGACGGCACGCTCGGGGGATCGCGTCCCCGATCTGCGTAACGAAGTGATCTTCATTCGAACCAAAGGCAGCGTGCTGGCCTTCAACGGCGAAGACGGCACGTTGCTGTGGCGGCGCTACGTCGGAAACTCCCTGGCCCACAGCCCGATCCGCTTGGACGGCGGCACCGCGGTCTTGCTGACCGGTTCGAGCGACCTGTCGGTGGAACGCTGCGACGGGCGCAGCGGTGATGCCGATTGGCGGGTCAAAATCGGCGAGCCGTTCAACCAACCGGTCGTCAGCGACAACGACATTTTCATCTCCACCAAATCCGGACGATTGATCGAACTGGACGCGACGACCGGTGACGCCAAATGGGCACAACAGATTCCCCAGTCGCTGGAGGTCGGACCGGGGGTCGATGACCGCGCCGCGATCGCTTACATCCCCGGCGATCACAGCAACCTGTATGTCCTGGACAGCAACAACGGCGACAGCCTGCAAAGCTATTACGTGGGGCACAAAGCGGGCACCATCGCGGTGCCGCCCACGCCGCTGTTGGAACACCTGTTTGTGATCGAAAACAAAGGCCCCGAGTATTGCCTGGTTCACATCCTGGGCGTGGACGAAAACGGTGCCAACGTGACCAAGGTCCAGGACCCGGTGCGGATGAGCGGGAACGTCGTCGTGCCGCCGATCGTGGCCCAGCAACGCCGCCTGGTGGTACTGACCGACCTGGGCGAAATCTCCGTGTTCGACATCGAAGTCACCAGCGAAACGGACAAGGTCTCCGTCGTCGCCAAACAACTGGCGTCCTACGGAACACCGACGCTGACACAAATGGCCGTCGGACGCAGCCAAATGTGGACCACCGGCTCGCGGATCGGACGCTACGAATTGCAGGTCAACCGCGCCCGTGTCGTCCCGGACTGGTTTAAACACGAAGGCGACATGTTTGTCGGACAACCGCTGGCGATCGGCGATGCACTGGTGCACGCGCGACAGCTGCGTGGGACCTCCGGCGTCCGGGTCTCCGCGGTCGATCCCAAAACGGGCGAAGAACTGTGGCGCAACGACATCGGCGCCCCCGTCGCCATGCTCCGCCGTGCCGACGCGGGCGTGCACGCCTTGACCACCCAAGCGGCCCTGTTCGAACTGGACCGATCGGCGATCGAAACCGGTGCCACCCGGGCACCGATCGAGAACCGCGGCAGCGTCGGCGTGATCATGCGTTTCGAAGATCCGCTGCAGATCGACGAGAAACGCGCGGTGCTGTTGAACAAGGCCGGCGGCGAAGGCGGCCAGCAAGTCGCCGTCTACGACCCGACTCGCAAGACCGAAAAATTGCGGCTGGTCAGCTTGAACGTGCTCTCGGGCAAACCCTCCGGACGCGGACTGGTCGCCGGCGGAGGATTGTTCCTCACGCTCGACAACGGCCGCGCGGTCGTGATGGATTACCAGACGGGATCGCAACTGGGCAACCCTTTCCAGCCGATCGCCAACCCCGTCGAAAAGATCGCCTGGTCCAACGCCGTGCCGCTTCCCGATGACCCGGGCCAGGTGGTCGTCGCCGACAGCCGCAGCGGTCTGTACCGATTGCGGGTCGGCCCCCGGACGACACCGTTGGCCGAAACCAAACTGCCCTCGCCGACGCTGGGTACCATCGCGGGCGTCGGCACGACGATGATGGCCGCGACCAGCGGACCGGCGGCGGATTTGGTCATCGGTCGAGATCTGGTGACGCTGAAAGACAAATTCCAGACCCAGATGGACGGTCGGGTGATCTGGGGACCGGCGACGGCCGGCGACCAGGCGGTCGTGTTGACCGATGATCAAGTCCTGCGAGGGATCACGACCGACGGCCAAACCACCTTCGCCGTCCCCGTCCCGCGCGGTTTGCCGGTCGGAGACGTCGTGGTCCACGAGGGCAACCTGATCATCGTTTCCGATTCCGGCTGGATCGTCGTGATCGATCCGGCCTCCAATGATCCGGTCGGACTGACCGAGATCGGCGAACCGTTCTCGGCAACTCCCCTGGTCCTGCAAAATCGATTGCTGGTGCCGGGCGAAGAGGGTGTCGTCTACGTCGTCAAGATTCCCAGTGGGGTGAGTGGCCGATGA
- a CDS encoding ABC transporter substrate-binding protein, whose amino-acid sequence MKFQFQATFRVLPRSLGALAVTLFGLVAFGPNRPAQAQLLTYAESGKPEDSGLGLLQEDPHDIIYFTEKSGGGWVKCQLLPFRDMPTTRRGALRFSILGFELDEFVAKWTDVERIDFWEKRLERETASRIANEDFVGAYPFLSILIRDYPRRPGLKALRSEFLWRNAIQRASGSQRAESLAMLEELFRYDPQYNQAQVLKAISLTTGTLMQSLVDEGDLDNAQQLLARLEEDYGRFDLPAISKWEGEFLRMAQEKQTEAIEAVKQKDFRSARKLARESLYLKPDIEGGRELVRKIDEAYPLVSVGVLQAARVYDPVRLDNWAARRAGRLLYRTMFEIQGAAPEGGEYDFIFGSAETTPDRQVLELSIDTAKLPNPLNRIEVDFLADQLARRAMPESETYFSPWAASVTGIGIDGPQRIECVLRRPHVLPTCLLQINVDASWFGGEKDGPTGDYFIDVIEDNQTRFKLTEDARRASGDSGKPREIVEIRCDTGSDSVSKLLSGEIDVLDQLFPADAIKLKERRDVKVVEYPLPTIHMLVPCSDHQFVADKNFRRALLYGINREDILKGELLENHESLGCRVLSGPFPAGLSQDDPLGYGYDTSILPRRFEPSLAQLLVSLSQNLKAAEAERKGEPEPKLRTVRLAFPSDNLSRVACEAIRSQWELIGLDIELVELPVGRTYPEPDTADLVYVSCAIWEPIIDARRLLGPRGLARSEDQLIGLGLRRLEEARNWKEVRDRLLVLHSISHHELPVLPLWQMVDSFAYRTNLIGMGNNIVSLYQNAGNWRLEF is encoded by the coding sequence ATGAAGTTCCAATTCCAAGCAACCTTTCGCGTTCTCCCGCGGTCCCTGGGCGCCCTCGCGGTGACCCTGTTCGGCCTGGTCGCGTTCGGACCGAACCGCCCCGCCCAGGCACAGCTGCTGACCTATGCCGAATCCGGAAAGCCGGAAGATTCCGGGCTGGGTTTGTTGCAAGAAGATCCGCACGACATCATCTACTTCACCGAGAAATCCGGTGGCGGATGGGTGAAGTGCCAGTTGTTGCCGTTCCGAGATATGCCGACGACGCGACGTGGCGCGTTGCGGTTTTCGATTCTGGGGTTCGAACTCGATGAATTTGTCGCCAAGTGGACGGATGTCGAACGCATCGATTTCTGGGAAAAACGACTGGAGCGAGAAACCGCGTCACGGATCGCCAACGAAGACTTCGTCGGCGCCTACCCGTTCCTCTCGATCTTGATCCGCGACTACCCGCGACGCCCCGGTCTCAAAGCCCTGCGTTCAGAGTTCCTGTGGCGGAACGCGATTCAACGCGCCTCGGGGAGCCAGCGTGCCGAGTCCTTGGCGATGCTGGAAGAATTGTTTCGTTATGATCCCCAATACAACCAAGCCCAGGTGCTCAAGGCGATCAGTTTGACCACCGGCACGCTGATGCAATCGCTGGTCGACGAAGGTGATCTGGACAACGCGCAACAACTGCTCGCTCGGTTGGAAGAAGACTACGGTCGATTTGATCTGCCGGCGATTTCGAAATGGGAAGGCGAATTCCTGCGGATGGCACAGGAGAAACAAACCGAGGCGATCGAAGCGGTCAAACAAAAGGACTTTCGGTCGGCTCGAAAATTGGCGCGGGAAAGTCTGTATCTCAAACCCGACATCGAGGGCGGTCGGGAATTGGTTCGGAAGATCGACGAGGCCTATCCGCTGGTCTCCGTCGGCGTGCTGCAAGCGGCGCGGGTGTACGACCCCGTGCGCCTGGACAACTGGGCCGCGCGACGCGCCGGCCGACTGCTGTACCGGACGATGTTCGAAATCCAAGGCGCCGCACCCGAAGGCGGCGAATACGATTTCATTTTCGGATCCGCCGAAACGACGCCCGACCGCCAAGTCCTGGAGCTCTCCATCGACACGGCAAAACTGCCCAATCCGCTCAATCGCATCGAAGTCGATTTCCTGGCCGATCAACTGGCCCGGCGGGCGATGCCTGAATCGGAAACCTATTTTTCGCCCTGGGCCGCCTCCGTCACCGGAATCGGCATCGACGGCCCCCAACGCATCGAATGTGTCCTCCGCCGCCCCCACGTGCTGCCCACCTGCCTGCTTCAAATCAACGTCGACGCCAGTTGGTTCGGGGGTGAAAAAGACGGACCGACGGGAGACTATTTCATCGACGTGATCGAAGACAACCAAACCCGGTTCAAGCTGACCGAGGACGCGCGGCGGGCCAGCGGTGATAGCGGCAAGCCACGCGAAATCGTCGAGATCCGATGCGACACCGGAAGCGACTCGGTGTCCAAATTGCTCAGCGGCGAAATCGATGTGCTGGATCAACTGTTCCCCGCCGACGCGATCAAACTGAAAGAACGCCGCGACGTGAAAGTCGTGGAGTACCCGCTTCCCACGATCCACATGCTGGTCCCCTGCTCGGACCACCAATTCGTCGCGGACAAGAACTTTCGCCGCGCACTGCTTTACGGCATCAACCGCGAAGACATCTTGAAAGGCGAATTGTTGGAGAACCATGAATCGCTCGGCTGCCGTGTCCTCTCGGGCCCCTTTCCGGCCGGACTCAGCCAAGACGATCCGCTCGGTTATGGCTATGACACCTCGATCTTGCCGCGACGGTTCGAGCCCAGCCTGGCCCAGTTGTTGGTCTCGCTGAGCCAGAACTTGAAAGCGGCCGAGGCCGAGCGGAAGGGCGAACCCGAACCGAAACTCCGCACCGTACGACTGGCGTTCCCCTCGGACAACCTGTCACGGGTCGCCTGTGAAGCGATTCGCAGCCAATGGGAATTGATCGGGCTGGACATCGAATTGGTCGAACTTCCCGTCGGACGCACCTACCCCGAGCCCGACACGGCGGACCTGGTCTACGTTTCCTGCGCGATCTGGGAACCGATCATCGACGCGCGTCGCTTGCTCGGGCCACGCGGATTGGCCAGGAGCGAGGACCAGTTGATCGGCCTCGGCTTGCGCCGTCTCGAAGAAGCTCGTAATTGGAAAGAAGTTCGCGACCGTTTGCTGGTCTTGCACTCGATTTCGCATCACGAATTGCCGGTCTTGCCGCTGTGGCAGATGGTCGATTCCTTTGCCTACCGGACCAATCTGATCGGCATGGGCAACAACATCGTTTCGCTTTATCAGAACGCCGGGAATTGGAGATTGGAATTTTGA
- a CDS encoding cold-shock protein: protein MSHDKPQPPEDERPKKFRITRKRLGTIRFIDPNGDYGFIDAEDFRDDVFFHHTVWQFGGASSGAPLQLPQNNSDQPRKLDPEELVTKFVEFEIDDEMFETEQRLRAKLVRLTRRPMGKKLSGRDATFKIVTHHPKARRKRPDWRG from the coding sequence GTGTCCCACGATAAGCCCCAACCGCCCGAAGACGAACGTCCGAAAAAATTCCGCATCACCCGCAAGCGGCTCGGCACGATCCGTTTCATCGACCCCAACGGTGACTACGGTTTCATCGACGCCGAAGACTTTCGGGACGACGTTTTCTTTCATCACACCGTCTGGCAGTTCGGTGGGGCCTCATCGGGGGCACCGCTTCAATTGCCGCAAAACAACTCCGATCAGCCCCGGAAACTCGATCCCGAAGAATTAGTCACCAAGTTCGTCGAGTTTGAGATCGATGATGAGATGTTTGAAACCGAGCAGCGGCTGCGTGCCAAGCTGGTGCGGCTGACCCGGCGTCCGATGGGAAAGAAACTTTCCGGCCGCGATGCGACATTCAAGATTGTCACGCATCACCCCAAGGCGCGGCGGAAGCGTCCCGACTGGCGGGGTTGA
- a CDS encoding YqgE/AlgH family protein — MQELNPPQPSETMIGKLLVASTSVQDPVLSRSVSLVVHQDSENVFAVLLNRPMTPPPGLMQLLGSASGETSQAGRGQSDRLGGKGGAGTSLSGSASFPTNLPGTEPGLSAMDAAASDPQAGGNKHALAAQAAAEASKSLGMIHFGGPLSGPVVAVHTSSEHAEAEAGKGIYVAAQRDMLETLVRQKPGPYRLIVGHLGWSIDQLRAEREAGFWHMMDATDQDVFAGDHELWPMVIRRATTRSVADWLGIQDTPFAAEVN; from the coding sequence ATGCAGGAATTGAATCCTCCCCAACCATCGGAAACCATGATTGGAAAGTTGCTCGTTGCATCGACGTCTGTTCAGGACCCGGTGTTGAGCCGATCCGTTTCGCTTGTCGTGCATCAAGATAGCGAGAACGTCTTTGCCGTGCTGCTGAACCGACCGATGACGCCACCGCCGGGGCTGATGCAGTTGCTCGGATCGGCGTCGGGGGAGACATCGCAGGCGGGGCGTGGCCAGTCCGATCGGTTGGGCGGCAAGGGGGGCGCAGGCACCTCCCTGTCGGGGTCGGCGTCGTTTCCGACGAATCTGCCGGGGACGGAACCGGGTCTGAGCGCCATGGACGCTGCCGCCAGCGATCCCCAAGCGGGCGGAAACAAGCACGCGTTGGCAGCCCAGGCGGCCGCCGAGGCCTCCAAATCGCTCGGCATGATTCATTTCGGCGGTCCGCTTTCGGGCCCCGTCGTGGCGGTCCACACGTCCAGCGAGCATGCCGAGGCCGAGGCGGGCAAGGGGATTTACGTGGCCGCCCAGCGGGACATGCTGGAGACCCTGGTCAGGCAAAAGCCGGGACCGTATCGCTTGATCGTCGGACACCTGGGTTGGTCGATCGACCAGTTGCGTGCCGAACGGGAGGCGGGGTTTTGGCACATGATGGACGCGACCGATCAGGACGTGTTTGCCGGGGATCACGAGCTGTGGCCGATGGTGATTCGCCGGGCGACGACGCGTTCGGTTGCGGATTGGTTGGGGATCCAGGACACCCCGTTTGCGGCCGAGGTCAATTAG
- the pdxH gene encoding pyridoxamine 5'-phosphate oxidase produces the protein MSLYEMRQSYKLGSLLEKDIAGDPMVQFRTWLNEAMQGNLPDWVEANAMTLSTSDGHGRVTSRVVLLKGLDDGKFWFYTNYRSQKAQQIESNPNVSLCFLWQHVQRQVRIEGTATKAPRDQSVGYFRKRPHDSQLGAVVSQQSSVIDSRDVLEKRLDELKKQYADKEIPCPDDWGGYGVSPNRIEFWQGRESRLHDRLCYRKQASAWIVERLSP, from the coding sequence ATGAGCCTTTACGAAATGCGTCAAAGCTACAAGCTTGGCAGCCTACTGGAGAAAGACATCGCCGGCGATCCGATGGTTCAGTTCCGCACCTGGCTCAACGAAGCGATGCAAGGGAATTTGCCGGACTGGGTGGAGGCCAATGCGATGACGCTGTCGACCAGTGATGGCCACGGCCGTGTGACCAGCCGGGTCGTGCTGCTCAAAGGGCTCGACGACGGCAAGTTTTGGTTCTACACCAATTACCGATCGCAGAAGGCACAACAGATCGAATCGAACCCCAACGTTTCGCTCTGCTTTTTGTGGCAACACGTTCAACGGCAGGTTCGGATCGAAGGCACCGCGACCAAGGCCCCACGGGATCAATCGGTCGGCTACTTTCGAAAGCGGCCCCACGACAGCCAACTGGGCGCCGTCGTCAGCCAGCAATCGTCCGTGATTGATTCGCGCGATGTGTTAGAAAAGCGTTTAGATGAGCTGAAGAAACAATACGCCGATAAAGAAATCCCTTGCCCGGACGACTGGGGCGGATACGGTGTCAGCCCCAACCGCATCGAATTCTGGCAAGGCCGCGAGAGCCGGCTGCACGATCGACTCTGTTATCGCAAACAAGCGTCCGCGTGGATCGTCGAAAGGCTTTCCCCCTGA